A stretch of the Balneolales bacterium ANBcel1 genome encodes the following:
- a CDS encoding glycosyltransferase family A protein: protein MALTLILILFLFFTAVPAVVGLINMVRALSFSRLIKQFAGARSPSGISALATEGDPDPASADNAPLVSVLIPARNEENNIAACLESVSRQSVRPIEILVLDDQSEDATASVVEEMASKDNRIVLLKGRPLPDGWLGKNWACHQLSQKALGRRLLFIDADVHLEPDALATMLKHQDDHPADLLSLFPTQRMQTAGEWLVVPLMNWILLSFLPMELVYRSSDPSFVAANGQFMLFRAGAYRALGGHESVRREVVEDMALARIFKQNGKRVITRPDGGVVSCRMYPGLRASLDGFTKNFFPGFNSTPFRFLMMLAVVFLLFTLPLFLLFHHQGFLLALVPIALNRFFTSVASRQNPVINVLLHPLQMVFLVIVGIRSVRAAKQGSIIWKDRRV, encoded by the coding sequence ATGGCCCTTACCCTGATCCTTATCCTTTTTCTGTTTTTTACGGCTGTCCCCGCAGTGGTGGGTTTGATTAATATGGTCCGGGCGCTGTCGTTCAGCCGGTTGATCAAGCAATTTGCCGGAGCCAGGTCCCCGTCCGGTATTTCCGCGTTAGCCACCGAAGGTGACCCCGATCCGGCAAGTGCGGATAACGCGCCGCTGGTTTCAGTGCTGATTCCGGCCCGCAACGAAGAGAATAACATCGCGGCGTGCCTGGAAAGCGTCAGCCGGCAGTCGGTCCGCCCTATCGAAATTTTGGTGCTTGATGACCAATCTGAAGATGCCACGGCTTCCGTGGTGGAGGAAATGGCATCGAAAGACAATCGAATCGTGCTTCTCAAGGGCAGACCGCTGCCGGACGGATGGCTGGGCAAGAACTGGGCGTGCCATCAGCTTTCTCAGAAAGCGCTGGGCCGCCGGCTGCTGTTTATCGACGCTGACGTCCATCTGGAGCCGGATGCCCTGGCCACCATGCTAAAGCACCAGGATGATCATCCCGCCGATCTGCTGTCGCTGTTCCCTACACAGCGGATGCAAACTGCCGGAGAGTGGCTGGTTGTTCCCCTCATGAACTGGATCCTGCTCTCTTTTCTGCCGATGGAACTGGTTTACCGCTCTTCCGACCCGTCATTTGTTGCGGCCAACGGCCAGTTCATGCTATTCCGGGCCGGGGCATACAGAGCGCTTGGGGGTCATGAATCCGTACGTAGAGAAGTTGTTGAGGATATGGCGCTGGCTCGTATTTTTAAGCAAAACGGAAAGCGGGTAATCACGCGACCCGACGGCGGAGTGGTTTCATGCCGCATGTACCCCGGTTTGCGCGCCTCACTCGACGGGTTCACCAAGAATTTTTTCCCGGGATTCAACAGCACTCCGTTTCGTTTTCTGATGATGCTTGCGGTCGTTTTCCTGCTGTTCACACTGCCGCTGTTTCTGTTGTTCCATCATCAGGGATTCCTTCTGGCCCTGGTACCGATCGCTTTGAATCGATTTTTCACTTCGGTAGCATCGCGGCAGAATCCCGTGATTAACGTTTTGTTGCATCCCCTGCAGATGGTGTTTCTCGTGATTGTTGGTATTCGTTCTGTGCGTGCTGCCAAGCAGGGAAGCATCATCTGGAAAGACAGAAGGGTGTAA
- a CDS encoding lysophospholipid acyltransferase family protein, which translates to MIQAVNNRWARRVFNPYLSFLMRRHFSRFHMVNALPEWDRKAGLVVTPNHYSWWDGFFVDFVMRRYTNRGIRLMMLERQLARYSFFRYLGAFSINPDKPASLLQAVRYTRKQIADPRLLTVIYPQGEIEPYDKRPPNVKKGLRLFLGDAPEHVQVLVAATKIQYENERLPSVYFRSGALIPARNVVEDFRVFEHAFNENLDRLDEASRSAASMQDLLAR; encoded by the coding sequence ATGATCCAGGCAGTTAACAACCGGTGGGCACGTCGTGTTTTCAACCCCTACCTCTCTTTTCTGATGCGGAGGCATTTTTCCCGTTTCCATATGGTGAACGCGCTGCCGGAATGGGATCGCAAGGCGGGCCTGGTCGTAACGCCCAATCACTACTCCTGGTGGGACGGTTTTTTTGTGGATTTCGTCATGCGCCGATATACCAACCGGGGCATTCGGCTTATGATGCTCGAACGGCAGCTTGCTCGCTACTCTTTCTTCCGCTATCTGGGCGCTTTTTCTATTAATCCCGACAAACCGGCGAGCTTGTTGCAGGCCGTCCGGTACACCCGCAAGCAAATTGCGGATCCCCGCCTCCTTACGGTGATCTACCCGCAGGGAGAGATTGAGCCGTATGACAAAAGGCCGCCGAACGTCAAAAAAGGGCTCCGCCTGTTTCTCGGCGATGCCCCGGAGCATGTGCAGGTGCTGGTAGCGGCGACAAAAATTCAGTATGAGAATGAGCGCCTCCCCTCCGTCTATTTCCGCTCCGGTGCCTTGATTCCCGCCCGAAACGTGGTGGAAGATTTTCGTGTTTTCGAACATGCCTTCAACGAAAACCTGGATCGGCTGGATGAGGCTTCCCGTTCCGCCGCATCCATGCAAGACCTGCTCGCCCGGTGA
- the crtI gene encoding phytoene desaturase family protein, which yields MARKNPVAIIGAGLGGLSAALHLAARGIPVDIFEKGSVPGGKAGEIVDGPFRFDSGPSLLTLPEVATSLFELAGEKADRHLTLERLDTLCRYFYPDGTRLDAHSDSDALAAEIERVTGEPAEAVTRFLDHCKTIYDLTADLFLFNDFRHWSSFVNLQAFKTLLKIRRIDPFRTMHQANASFFRDPRIVQLFDRYATYNGSNPYTAPATLNIISHVEYRMGGYYIREGVHMLPKALASIAASQGVSIHYNTGVEEIIHRDGKVTGLKVNGEIASYDAVFSNVDAGTTFTKLLKNPEGKEARRYFRQEGSSSATVFYWGMRGNEERLGSHNILFSSDYRKEFDDMFRHRRCPDDPTVYIHISSRYKSDDAPPDHENWYVMVNSPANSAEGRYPGTDRMRGIVQKKISSMLGEDISGRIVSEQVMTPSDIERQTGSLNGRLYGISSNSRDAAFLRQSARSKDVNGLFFCGGSVHPGGGIPLVLLSGKHAAERYLGGRMNT from the coding sequence ATGGCCCGGAAAAACCCCGTTGCAATCATAGGAGCCGGACTTGGAGGGCTATCCGCGGCGCTGCATCTGGCCGCAAGAGGCATCCCGGTCGATATTTTCGAAAAAGGATCCGTGCCCGGCGGCAAGGCCGGTGAGATCGTAGACGGACCATTTCGGTTCGACTCGGGTCCGTCGCTCCTGACCCTCCCTGAAGTCGCTACGTCCCTTTTTGAACTGGCCGGAGAGAAGGCAGACCGGCACCTTACCCTGGAACGGCTCGACACCCTCTGCCGCTATTTCTATCCAGACGGAACCCGCCTGGACGCCCATTCCGATAGCGATGCCCTGGCGGCCGAGATCGAACGGGTGACCGGTGAACCCGCCGAGGCGGTAACCCGCTTCCTGGATCATTGCAAGACTATCTACGACCTTACCGCGGACCTCTTTCTGTTCAACGATTTCCGGCACTGGTCATCTTTTGTGAATCTCCAGGCTTTTAAGACACTTCTGAAGATCCGGCGAATTGATCCGTTTCGCACCATGCATCAGGCCAACGCCTCCTTTTTCCGCGATCCGAGGATTGTCCAGCTGTTCGACCGCTACGCCACCTACAACGGATCCAACCCGTATACCGCACCGGCAACCCTGAATATCATATCCCACGTGGAATACCGCATGGGCGGTTATTACATCCGTGAAGGAGTCCACATGCTGCCCAAGGCACTGGCTTCCATTGCCGCTTCGCAGGGGGTGTCGATTCACTACAATACCGGGGTGGAGGAGATCATCCACCGTGACGGAAAAGTAACCGGACTCAAAGTGAACGGTGAAATCGCTTCGTATGATGCCGTTTTCTCCAACGTGGATGCGGGAACCACCTTCACCAAACTGCTTAAGAACCCGGAAGGCAAGGAAGCGCGCCGCTATTTCAGACAGGAAGGCTCCTCCTCGGCAACGGTGTTTTACTGGGGAATGCGCGGTAACGAAGAGCGGCTCGGCAGCCACAACATCCTGTTCTCCTCCGATTACCGGAAAGAGTTTGACGACATGTTCCGGCACCGCCGCTGTCCCGATGACCCGACGGTCTATATTCACATCTCCTCGAGATATAAATCGGATGATGCGCCACCGGATCATGAAAACTGGTACGTGATGGTCAACAGCCCGGCAAACAGCGCCGAAGGCCGTTATCCCGGCACCGATCGCATGCGCGGGATCGTGCAGAAGAAAATCTCATCCATGCTCGGGGAGGATATCTCCGGCCGCATTGTCAGTGAGCAGGTGATGACGCCCTCCGATATTGAGCGGCAGACAGGCAGCCTGAATGGTAGATTGTACGGCATTTCGTCCAATTCCAGGGACGCAGCGTTTCTTCGTCAGTCTGCCCGGTCGAAAGACGTGAACGGACTCTTTTTCTGCGGAGGAAGCGTTCATCCCGGTGGCGGAATCCCGCTGGTGCTGCTTTCCGGAAAACACGCCGCAGAACGGTATCTTGGTGGCCGGATGAATACCTGA
- a CDS encoding lycopene cyclase domain-containing protein, with product MSLYLLINILVIAVPLAFSFERKVQFYRKFPAVLGSILIVGTVYVIWDVIATRRGDWAFNPDYILGVSLFGLPLEEVMFFITIPFACLFIYENFRTFMPEFRLPVSRIVFVTLLVVLVINAILNLGQHYTATVLFAWAAFIAAALLVRESLLYSGVFWSFIVFTLVPFLAVNYVLTSTPVVTYNPEAFSGIRVTTIPLEDFAYSISMLSFHVLIYHLISEKWPGKTPLQS from the coding sequence ATGAGTCTCTATCTTCTGATTAACATTCTTGTTATCGCCGTACCTCTTGCGTTTTCTTTTGAACGCAAAGTTCAGTTCTACAGGAAGTTTCCCGCGGTGCTGGGTTCCATACTGATCGTAGGCACCGTGTATGTGATTTGGGATGTGATCGCCACCCGGCGCGGCGACTGGGCATTCAACCCGGATTATATCCTGGGTGTGTCGCTGTTTGGCCTGCCTCTCGAAGAGGTGATGTTTTTCATCACCATCCCCTTCGCCTGCCTGTTTATCTACGAAAATTTTCGAACGTTTATGCCGGAATTTCGCCTGCCGGTTTCCCGGATCGTATTTGTCACACTGCTTGTCGTTCTGGTAATCAATGCAATACTGAACCTTGGGCAGCATTACACGGCCACCGTTCTTTTTGCCTGGGCGGCATTCATCGCAGCCGCGCTGCTCGTGCGTGAATCACTGCTCTACTCGGGTGTCTTCTGGAGCTTTATCGTGTTTACCCTGGTGCCGTTTCTGGCAGTCAATTACGTGCTCACCTCAACGCCGGTCGTTACCTACAATCCGGAGGCGTTTTCAGGCATTCGTGTCACCACCATACCCCTGGAGGACTTTGCCTACTCCATCTCCATGCTCTCATTTCACGTGCTCATATACCATCTGATATCCGAAAAATGGCCCGGAAAAACCCCGTTGCAATCATAG
- a CDS encoding phytoene/squalene synthase family protein, whose product MDLYSKTSFEVSRLVTNRYSTSFSMGIRLFARKFREPVYALYGFVRLADEIVDTFHGHDKKELIERFRADTSDAIERKIAVNPILHSFQKTVNRYGIEREHIDAFFFSMELDLTEQTYGRELFDRYVYGSAEVVGLMCLRIFCEDDDALYTRLKPHARALGAAFQKVNFLRDIQSDLNERKRIYLPDVPDPMSLDEEEKRKFESEIEEDFRQALPGIKALPASSRLGVYLAYVFYSSLFSKIRKKSINELMARRVRLSNIRKMVMLIRSLVTVRFLR is encoded by the coding sequence ATGGATCTCTATTCGAAGACAAGCTTTGAGGTAAGCAGACTGGTCACCAACCGGTACAGCACCTCATTCAGCATGGGGATACGGTTGTTTGCCCGAAAGTTTCGCGAACCGGTTTATGCCCTGTACGGATTTGTCAGGTTGGCCGACGAAATTGTGGATACGTTTCACGGTCACGACAAGAAAGAGCTTATCGAGCGGTTCAGGGCGGATACCTCCGATGCGATCGAACGGAAGATCGCCGTGAATCCCATCCTCCATTCCTTTCAGAAAACGGTGAATCGGTACGGGATCGAAAGGGAGCATATCGACGCGTTTTTTTTCAGCATGGAGCTGGACCTCACAGAGCAGACCTACGGACGGGAATTGTTTGACCGGTATGTCTATGGATCCGCGGAGGTGGTGGGCCTGATGTGCCTCAGGATTTTTTGCGAGGATGACGATGCGCTGTACACCCGGCTCAAGCCCCATGCCCGAGCTCTTGGCGCGGCCTTCCAGAAAGTCAATTTCCTTCGTGATATTCAAAGCGATCTGAACGAACGAAAACGGATTTATCTGCCGGATGTGCCGGACCCGATGTCGCTCGATGAAGAAGAAAAGCGAAAGTTTGAATCCGAAATAGAGGAGGATTTTAGACAGGCGCTGCCCGGAATCAAGGCGCTGCCGGCAAGTTCCCGTTTGGGAGTTTACCTGGCGTACGTATTTTACAGCAGCCTTTTTTCCAAGATCCGCAAAAAATCGATTAACGAACTGATGGCACGTCGCGTTCGCCTTTCCAACATCCGGAAAATGGTGATGCTGATCCGCTCGCTGGTCACCGTTCGGTTTCTGCGATAG
- the crtI gene encoding phytoene desaturase family protein — MEKKKIVIIGSGLGGLSTALRLSSTGHQITILEKHATPGGRLNQIKQDGFTFDMGPSFMSMTYEMKELFDSCGLDLPVTLKQLDPLYQVFFEGRKDPFLIKYDLRELEKEFGDLEPGFAEKAERYLKRAGQIFHDTEHRIVKRNFRNNFEYLAGLTKVPPRHIPYLFRNIWQELERTFRSEEVRIIFSLIAFFLGSTPFRTPAIYSILNYTELKHDGYWIIEGGMYRLVEEIVRILKQRNVEIVCNTEITETVSSNGRLQAVVDKNGKRWDADLVVANADAAAFRGEVLKRPRYSEERLDKMDWTLAPFTIYLGVEGKIERLMHHNYFLGSNYRDYANTLFTSSESPRQPYYYVNVPSKSYEGSAPPGCENVFVLCPVPDLRFKEDWSDKEVLAERIIDDLSSRVGFDIQKNKRLQITLGPDDWADQLNLYKGSGLGLAHGMNQVGGFRPRNKDEKFDNLYYVGASTVPGTGLPMVIISSKLVLERISEDHGSLFEDKL, encoded by the coding sequence TTGGAAAAGAAAAAAATTGTAATCATCGGTTCCGGGCTTGGCGGACTCTCCACCGCCCTCCGCCTGTCATCAACCGGGCACCAAATTACCATCCTGGAAAAACACGCGACTCCCGGCGGTCGCTTGAACCAGATCAAACAGGACGGGTTTACGTTCGATATGGGTCCCTCTTTCATGAGCATGACCTACGAAATGAAGGAGCTGTTCGACAGCTGCGGACTGGATCTCCCCGTTACTCTGAAACAACTCGATCCGCTCTACCAGGTGTTTTTTGAAGGGCGCAAAGATCCGTTTCTCATAAAATACGATCTCAGAGAGCTGGAAAAGGAGTTCGGTGATCTGGAACCGGGCTTCGCCGAAAAAGCCGAGCGATACCTTAAGCGCGCAGGCCAGATCTTTCACGACACAGAACACCGTATCGTCAAACGGAACTTCCGCAATAATTTTGAATATCTGGCCGGACTGACCAAAGTGCCGCCCCGCCATATTCCCTATCTTTTCAGAAACATCTGGCAGGAGCTGGAACGCACCTTCCGCTCAGAGGAGGTTCGTATCATTTTCTCATTGATCGCCTTTTTTCTTGGCTCAACCCCGTTCCGTACACCCGCCATCTACTCCATCCTGAATTATACGGAGCTGAAACATGACGGCTACTGGATCATCGAAGGGGGGATGTACCGGCTCGTCGAAGAGATTGTGCGCATTCTGAAACAGCGCAATGTGGAAATCGTCTGCAATACCGAAATTACGGAGACAGTTTCTTCCAATGGCCGTTTGCAGGCAGTTGTAGATAAAAACGGCAAACGGTGGGATGCCGACCTGGTCGTCGCCAATGCCGATGCCGCCGCCTTCAGGGGTGAGGTGCTGAAGCGCCCCCGGTACAGCGAGGAGCGGCTCGACAAGATGGACTGGACCCTGGCACCGTTTACCATCTACCTGGGTGTGGAGGGGAAAATCGAACGGCTCATGCACCATAATTACTTCCTGGGCAGCAACTACCGAGATTATGCCAATACCCTGTTCACCTCGTCGGAGAGTCCGCGGCAACCCTACTACTATGTCAATGTGCCGTCCAAATCCTACGAGGGCAGCGCCCCGCCGGGCTGCGAAAACGTGTTTGTTCTCTGTCCGGTGCCGGATCTGAGGTTCAAGGAAGACTGGTCCGACAAGGAGGTTCTGGCCGAGCGAATCATCGACGATCTGTCAAGCCGCGTCGGGTTCGACATCCAGAAGAACAAGCGCCTCCAGATAACGCTCGGGCCGGACGACTGGGCCGACCAGCTGAACCTGTACAAAGGCTCCGGACTCGGTCTGGCACACGGCATGAACCAGGTCGGAGGCTTCCGGCCCCGGAACAAAGACGAAAAGTTCGACAATTTGTATTATGTAGGCGCTTCAACGGTTCCTGGAACCGGGCTGCCGATGGTAATCATCAGTTCAAAACTGGTATTGGAACGTATATCCGAGGATCATGGATCTCTATTCGAAGACAAGCTTTGA
- a CDS encoding T9SS type A sorting domain-containing protein, whose product MASLMLDVNPDLKPEDIQKVLKLTAGDVAPGHDSALGAGYINAEAALDFVSTNDIHHYEVSTANNVEVIDVQPVFPNENTTVELKGYDQSSMPIHPQMQITSAQLKKAVLRVDFNEELISQPDVWLRYNGTSGAPISLERVSFSKYPVNNYDRYAKSVEITNVDNEGFDVEMYIWDYQQYDYVPKKLDQAGYYPNINQDGAITIAFSIVGSPLSHFHQDHTFTSSETINTSTYTGTTTINPSRTVTIQSGASVAMSDEIVMHEAFWSNTTVYGELRVDGTLTIDSGTNIEGGRIRVRDGGKVIILEGTTSDATRFLVDSGGEIEIRPGADLRFDPDQGFTIYGHAYFNGGSGFGYIYLQQTGSSGGWSGVQFQPGSSGYLNYCDIRHANNGVYANGASPEITNSKIKNNNTGVYFGYASMSIEYSKLNNNSTGIASIYSDIHLVGNEIFGNSLRGIQMVGATVNTMYFNVLANNPTGINALSPGVVSFSNNDFWTYHDPGFHISAANNAWVYGQNNWYGSSSPSASNFTTSSGGFISYNPASTSQNACHIWTPSNLQCDPVSPKVAGGYQTEAESEINEQDLYEVLVLLAEKETEEALVHLERLYKEAESFKLRSTILHVMAKAWQQQGRVQDFSNYMDRQIRSSLSNTDRLYAVIMDLESQFLIRGGNYKQAVKNYEYINEFFSEDSMLHQNALFGLGYIHFNRLGSVHQGARYFGELMVRYPDFELAKHIDHMYGKQIAEGVERARKKLAEETPDKLTLHRNYPNPYNPVTTIQFELPEQVDVRLTVYDILGRRVAVLVSDKMTAGTHTVQFDASNLASGVYIYRMTTPEFSKTRRMTVIK is encoded by the coding sequence GTGGCCAGTTTAATGCTGGATGTGAACCCGGATTTAAAACCCGAAGACATCCAGAAAGTTCTGAAATTAACAGCGGGTGATGTAGCTCCAGGTCACGACTCCGCATTAGGCGCGGGATATATCAACGCTGAGGCAGCCCTTGATTTTGTGAGCACCAATGATATCCATCATTATGAAGTAAGCACCGCCAATAATGTAGAGGTCATTGATGTACAGCCGGTTTTTCCTAATGAAAATACAACCGTGGAATTAAAAGGATATGATCAAAGCTCAATGCCTATTCATCCTCAGATGCAAATAACATCAGCGCAGTTAAAGAAAGCTGTGCTGAGAGTGGATTTTAATGAGGAGTTAATATCGCAACCGGATGTATGGTTACGCTACAATGGTACTTCCGGGGCACCAATTTCCCTTGAAAGAGTAAGTTTCAGTAAATATCCTGTTAATAATTATGATCGCTATGCCAAATCGGTGGAAATTACAAATGTGGATAACGAGGGTTTTGATGTTGAAATGTACATTTGGGATTATCAACAGTATGATTATGTACCCAAGAAATTAGACCAAGCCGGTTACTACCCAAATATCAATCAAGATGGAGCCATAACAATCGCTTTTTCGATAGTGGGTAGTCCGTTGTCTCATTTTCACCAAGACCACACCTTCACTTCCAGTGAAACCATTAACACCAGCACATACACCGGCACCACCACGATAAATCCCAGCCGCACCGTAACCATCCAAAGCGGTGCCTCGGTAGCCATGTCTGATGAGATCGTAATGCATGAGGCTTTCTGGTCTAATACTACTGTCTACGGGGAGCTTCGGGTAGACGGCACGCTAACCATTGATAGTGGAACCAATATCGAAGGCGGCCGCATCCGGGTACGCGATGGCGGAAAGGTCATTATTCTCGAAGGCACCACCTCCGACGCTACCCGGTTTTTGGTGGACAGTGGCGGGGAAATTGAAATCCGTCCCGGAGCAGATTTGCGTTTTGACCCTGATCAGGGTTTTACCATATATGGACACGCATATTTTAATGGTGGATCAGGATTCGGTTATATTTATTTACAACAAACCGGTTCTTCCGGGGGGTGGTCAGGAGTCCAATTTCAGCCTGGCTCTTCGGGATATCTTAATTATTGTGATATCCGCCATGCTAATAATGGCGTATATGCCAATGGTGCCTCACCAGAAATAACAAATTCAAAAATCAAGAATAATAATACTGGTGTATATTTTGGCTATGCATCCATGTCGATTGAGTACAGCAAACTAAATAATAATTCGACCGGTATCGCTTCCATATATTCTGATATACATTTAGTTGGAAATGAAATTTTTGGGAATTCACTGCGGGGTATTCAAATGGTCGGTGCTACAGTGAATACGATGTATTTTAATGTGCTTGCCAATAATCCAACCGGAATTAATGCTTTGAGTCCCGGAGTGGTCAGTTTTTCGAATAATGATTTTTGGACTTACCATGACCCGGGTTTTCATATATCTGCTGCAAATAATGCCTGGGTATATGGTCAAAATAATTGGTATGGGAGTTCTTCACCAAGTGCCTCCAATTTCACAACATCATCTGGTGGCTTTATTTCATACAATCCCGCATCAACATCACAAAATGCCTGTCATATATGGACTCCATCGAATTTGCAGTGTGACCCTGTATCTCCTAAAGTAGCAGGTGGGTATCAGACTGAAGCAGAATCTGAAATAAATGAACAGGATTTATATGAGGTACTTGTCTTATTAGCAGAAAAGGAAACTGAAGAAGCTCTTGTTCATTTGGAACGTTTATATAAAGAGGCAGAATCATTTAAACTGCGCAGTACTATTTTGCATGTGATGGCCAAGGCCTGGCAGCAGCAAGGTCGGGTTCAGGACTTTTCCAACTACATGGATCGTCAGATTCGAAGCAGTCTTTCCAACACAGATCGCCTGTATGCGGTCATTATGGACCTTGAAAGCCAATTTTTGATACGTGGTGGGAATTATAAACAGGCTGTGAAGAATTATGAATATATCAATGAGTTTTTTTCTGAAGATTCGATGTTACACCAAAATGCACTTTTTGGTTTGGGTTATATACACTTCAATCGCTTGGGAAGCGTTCATCAAGGCGCCCGTTATTTCGGGGAACTCATGGTACGTTACCCTGATTTCGAACTGGCCAAACATATTGACCACATGTACGGAAAGCAAATCGCCGAGGGGGTAGAACGGGCCCGGAAGAAGTTGGCAGAAGAAACACCCGACAAGTTGACGTTGCACCGCAACTATCCGAATCCTTACAACCCGGTTACCACCATCCAGTTTGAGTTGCCCGAGCAGGTCGATGTGCGCCTGACGGTCTACGACATACTGGGCCGCCGGGTGGCAGTACTGGTTAGCGATAAGATGACGGCCGGTACCCACACGGTGCAATTTGATGCCTCGAACCTGGCCAGTGGTGTCTACATCTACCGCATGACCACCCCGGAGTTCAGTAAAACCCGGCGGATGACCGTAATCAAATAA
- a CDS encoding S8 family serine peptidase — protein MKTIYFWLAAVTIYWFANAHNAHGQTNDPYVMDGSQDYLFEVHNIDQAWNFTTGHSDQRIAIHSLLGASAVHEDMQGRFYANPYHAGLFMPEQDYSTEMAGILGANVDNGIGIAGINWAANMRSYSFLREAASGDDSDFIFSWDNTDYYAGFEEATTMVQQAIDDENDIHLFGFGLPTSRIDDIESLPVLELGIYEMADLPSMDDLFYPELPPTPEERMLDMIRSILSQAFEGLFYSGYTPPAAHVQFRERLIDAYMADQLKVAAAGEIAPGTDQKYYLIPGSMDKSTLTVAGGYMDDSQNFISFNNGHEADYIDVAAYGKNVAATTG, from the coding sequence ATGAAAACAATATACTTTTGGTTAGCAGCAGTAACCATATACTGGTTTGCAAATGCCCACAACGCGCATGGGCAAACGAATGATCCCTATGTCATGGATGGCTCGCAGGATTATTTATTCGAAGTGCATAACATTGACCAGGCCTGGAATTTTACGACAGGCCATAGCGATCAACGCATTGCCATACATTCTCTTCTGGGGGCTTCAGCGGTGCATGAAGATATGCAGGGTCGTTTTTATGCCAATCCGTATCATGCCGGGCTGTTTATGCCAGAACAGGATTACAGCACCGAAATGGCCGGAATTTTGGGGGCAAATGTCGATAACGGTATCGGTATTGCCGGGATCAACTGGGCGGCAAATATGCGCTCTTACAGTTTCCTTCGGGAGGCGGCTTCGGGTGATGATTCGGATTTTATATTTTCGTGGGATAATACCGACTACTATGCCGGCTTTGAAGAAGCCACGACAATGGTGCAACAGGCCATCGATGATGAAAACGACATACATCTTTTTGGATTCGGTCTGCCAACCTCCCGTATAGATGATATTGAGTCTTTGCCGGTTTTGGAATTAGGGATTTATGAAATGGCAGATTTGCCCTCAATGGATGACTTATTCTATCCGGAACTTCCACCAACACCAGAGGAGAGAATGCTGGACATGATACGTAGCATACTGTCCCAGGCATTCGAAGGCCTGTTTTATTCCGGTTATACACCGCCGGCCGCCCATGTCCAGTTTCGGGAAAGGCTTATCGATGCGTATATGGCCGATCAGCTAAAGGTGGCGGCGGCCGGGGAGATTGCTCCGGGCACCGATCAAAAATACTATCTGATCCCTGGTTCCATGGACAAATCCACGCTTACGGTTGCCGGCGGGTATATGGATGATAGTCAAAATTTCATATCATTTAATAACGGCCACGAAGCCGACTATATCGATGTGGCGGCCTATGGAAAAAATGTGGCGGCTACAACCGGATAG